In the Brassica napus cultivar Da-Ae chromosome A7, Da-Ae, whole genome shotgun sequence genome, one interval contains:
- the BNAC06G27410D gene encoding uncharacterized protein BNAC06G27410D, translating into MASSSGNRSNNNGASSSHPPPPITSSRLYIANKSKEILATRDATGITKLVTNLCYAKESDESSSLLYNTFKNHFPNLLAVKLIHAYRFMTTTTAFHSSSRSGLRSYPLELLTSLLIDLEESNVALKTEALKDMKEHLNACLVEQETSDREFKLLSRIVSRVSVDFFIESIPWEELSSFIVSLNDKKMLLMFVELRTVLDEGFLKPLLENDLAFKIVKALFHQDGEEWCLALEAGFNLMLQLINLERKDLVWDSVYAIVSSVWEMVNVRKRDMVVRKGLLRLVRKVRGEAMRFRGREYEFVSRLALMIKRIDGLGDDTKVAAKMIHDVLDRYYMGGTGLDSGFVQGLIGMHSA; encoded by the coding sequence ATGGCGTCTTCTTCAGGCAATCGAAGCAACAACAATGGAGCTTCTTCATCTCACCCTCCTCCTCCCATCACTTCATCTCGTCTCTACATCGCCAACAAATCCAAAGAGATCCTCGCGACACGCGACGCCACAGGAATCACCAAACTCGTCACCAACCTCTGCTACGCGAAAGAATCAGACGAATCATCGAGTCTCCTCTACAACACCTTCAAGAATCATTTCCCGAATCTCTTAGCCGTCAAACTCATCCACGCGTACAGATTCATGACCACAACGACGGCGTTTCACTCCTCCTCTCGCTCAGGCCTTCGATCTTACCCCCTCGAACTCCTCACCTCGCTTCTCATCGACCTCGAAGAGTCTAACGTCGCGTTGAAAACAGAGGCGTTGAAGGACATGAAGGAGCATCTTAACGCTTGCCTTGTAGAGCAAGAAACCTCTGATCGCGAGTTTAAGCTCCTCTCGAGAATCGTATCTCGCGTCTCCGTTGATTTCTTCATCGAATCCATCCCGTGGGAGGAGCTCTCTTCCTTCATCGTCTCTTTAAACGACAAGAAAATGCTGCTGATGTTCGTGGAGTTACGGACTGTTCTCGACGAAGGTTTCTTGAAGCCGTTGCTGGAGAATGATCTCGCGTTCAAGATCGTTAAAGCCTTGTTTcatcaagatggtgaagaatGGTGTTTAGCGTTGGAAGCTGGGTTTAATCTGATGCTGCAGCTGATAAACTTGGAGAGGAAAGATTTGGTTTGGGACTCGGTTTACGCGATCGTGAGTTCGGTTTGGGAGATGGTTAACGTGCGAAAACGAGATATGGTCGTGCGTAAAGGGCTGTTGAGGCTAGTGAGGAAAGTGCGTGGTGAAGCTATGAGATTTCGTGGGCGTGAGTATGAGTTCGTGTCGCGTTTGGCTTTGATGATTAAGAGGATCGATGGACTTGGAGATGATACGAAGGTTGCTGCGAAGATGATTCATGATGTTCTTGATAGGTATTATATGGGAGGTACAGGATTGGATTCGGGTTTCGTCCAGGGTCTAATTGGTATGCACTCTGCTTAA